The Bos indicus x Bos taurus breed Angus x Brahman F1 hybrid chromosome 10, Bos_hybrid_MaternalHap_v2.0, whole genome shotgun sequence genome has a segment encoding these proteins:
- the ALDH6A1 gene encoding methylmalonate-semialdehyde dehydrogenase [acylating], mitochondrial translates to MAAVAVAAAAAALRARILQVSSKVNSSWQPASSFSSSSVPTVKLFIDGKFIESKSDKWIDIHNPATNEVIGRVPESTKAEMDAAVSSCKRTFPAWADTSILSRQQVLLRYQQLIKENLKEIARLITLEQGKTLADAEGDVFRGLQVVEHACSVTSLMLGETMPSITKDMDLYSYRLPLGVCAGIAPFNFPAMIPLWMFPMAMVCGNTFLMKPSERVPGATMLLAKLFQDSGAPDGTLNIIHGQHEAVNFICDHPDIKAISFVGSNQAGEYIFERGSRHGKRVQANMGAKNHGVVMPDANKENTLNQLVGAAFGAAGQRCMALSTAILVGEAKKWLPELVERAKKLRVNAGDQPGADLGPLITPQAKERVCNLIDSGTKEGASILLDGRSIKVKGYENGNFVGPTIISNVKPNMTCYKEEIFGPVLVVLETDTLDEAIKIVNDNPYGNGTAIFTTNGATARKYSHLVDVGQVGVNVPIPVPLPMFSFTGSRASFRGDTNFYGKQGIQFYTQLKTITSQWKEEDASLSSPAVVMPTMGR, encoded by the exons GTCTCTTCCAAGGTGAATTCCAGTTGGCAGCCAGCATCCTCCTTCTCTTCGTCTTCAGTG ccAACTGTAAAACTCTTCATTGATGGGAAATTTATTGAATCCAAAAGTGACAAATGGATCGACATCCACAATCCC GCCACCAATGAGGTCATTGGTCGGGTCCCTGAGTCCACCAAGGCCGAAATGGATGCAGCAGTTTCTTCCTGCAAACGTACTTTTCCCGCGTGGGCAGACACTTCAATATTAAGCCGTCAGCAGGTCCTGCTCCGCTACCAACAACtcattaaagaaaatttg AAAGAAATTGCCAGGTTGATCACGCTGGAACAAGGGAAGACCCTGGCGGATGCTGAAGGAGATGTGTTTCGAGGCCTCC AGGTGGTTGAGCATGCCTGCAGTGTGACATCCCTCATGCTGGGGGAGACCATGCCATCCATCACCAAAGACATGGACCTTTATTCCTACCGTCTGCCTCTGGGGGTATGCGCAGGCATTGCTCCGTTCAATTTTCCTGCCATGATCCCCCTTTGGATGTTTCCCATGGCCATGGTGTGTGGAAATACCTTCCTGATGAAACCATCAGAGCGAGTCCCTGGAGCAACTATGCTTCTCGCCAAGCTGTTTCAGGACTCTGGTGCCCCTGATGGAACACTGAATATCATCCATGGACAACATGAAG ctGTAAATTTTATTTGCGATCATCCGGATATCAAAGCAATCAGCTTTGTGGGATCCAACCAGGCAGGAGAGTACATCTTCGAGCGAGGGTCAAGACATGGCAAGAGAGTTCAAGCCAATATG GGAGCCAAGAACCATGGAGTAGTCATGCCAGATGCGAATAAGGAAAACACCCTGAACCAGTTGGTTGGGGCAGCATTTGGAGCTGCTGGTCAGCGCTGCATGGCTCTTTCAACAGCAATCCTTGTGGGAGAAGCTAAGAAGTGGCTGCCAGAGCTGGTAGAACGTGCCAAAAAACTAAGAGTGAATGCAG GAGACCAGCCTGGAGCTGATCTTGGCCCTCTGATCACCCCCCAGGCAAAAGAGCGTGTCTGTAATCTGATTGATAGTGGAACAAAGGAAGGAGCTTCCATCCTTCTTGACGGGCGAAGTATTAAAGTCAAAGGTTATGAAAATGGGAACTTTGTTGGGCCAACCATCATTTCAAATGTCAAG CCAAACATGACCTGTTACAAGGAGGAGATTTTTGGCCCAGTTCTTGTAGTTCTGGAAACAGACACTTTGGATGAAGCCATCAAGATTGTAAATGACAACCCATATGGAAATGGAACAGCCATCTTCACCACCAATGGAGCCACTGCTCGGAAATATTCCCACCTGGTGGATGTTGGACAG GTTGGGGTGAATGTGCCCATTCCAGTGCCTTTGCCAATGTTCTCATTCACGGGCTCTCGCGCTTCCTTCAGGGGAGACACCAATTTCTATGGCAAACAG GGCATCCAATTCTATACTCAGCTAAAGACTATCACTTCTCAATGGAAAGAAGAAGATGCTTCTCTTTCCTCACCTGCTGTAGTCATGCCTACCATGGGCCGTTAG